A window of Citrus sinensis cultivar Valencia sweet orange chromosome 7, DVS_A1.0, whole genome shotgun sequence contains these coding sequences:
- the LOC102627875 gene encoding dirigent protein 23, translated as MTLGSSFFFTCKSAFYSLHFNFRSCLRAMAKLSAVVSLLISRLVAAAAIQTVTWATRLESAKETTTNLQFYFHDTLSGKNPSAVRIAQAIDTDKSPTLFGIVMMADDPLTETPDPQSKLVGRAQGLYGSACQDQLSLIMSMSFVFVDGPYNRSSISLLGNNRAMNPVREMPIVGGTGFFRLARGYAIAQTHRMDFKTGDAIVRYNVTVVH; from the coding sequence ATGACTCTCGGatcatctttcttctttaccTGCAAAAGTGCTTTCTATTctcttcattttaatttcaggtCTTGTCTTAGAGCTATGGCAAAGTTATCAGCGGTTGTTTCATTGCTCATTAGTAGACTGGTGGCTGCAGCAGCAATACAAACAGTGACTTGGGCTACAAGGCTTGAATCCGCAAAAGAGACGACAACAAACCTGCAATTCTACTTTCACGACACACTCAGTGGCAAAAACCCAAGTGCTGTGAGGATTGCTCAAGCCATTGACACTGACAAATCACCAACTCTTTTCGGCATCGTGATGATGGCGGATGATCCGTTGACAGAAACCCCAGATCCTCAATCAAAACTTGTTGGACGTGCTCAAGGGCTTTATGGGTCGGCTTGTCAGGATCAACTAAGCCTCATCATGTCCATGAGCTTTGTGTTCGTTGATGGTCCTTACAATAGAAGCAGCATCAGCCTTCTTGGCAACAACAGGGCGATGAATCCTGTCCGCGAGATGCCGATTGTTGGCGGCACTGGCTTTTTCCGATTGGCTCGCGGATATGCAATTGCTCAGACCCATCGGATGGATTTTAAAACTGGCGACGCCATTGTTAGATACAATGTTACAGTTGTTCACTAA